The genomic region TTGCTGACTTCATCGGAGTGCATTTCGACCAGGGCGCGACCGATGGCATCGGCGATTCTGGTGGCTTTGGCGTGCGCCTTTTTGCTGCGGCTGCTGTTGTAGGTGTCGGGCGAAAATTTGTCGTGGCCAGGGCAGCATCCGTGATCCTTCCGGCGGACTCCATATGGTTTCATGGCTTGTTCTCCCTTTTCGTTCCTGCTGCCCCGTTGCCAGGGCGGCGTATGGTGGTCAGTGTTCGCACGCCGCCATCTGCCGGTCGTATTCGGCAAGGAATGCCTGGAAAAGTTGTTCCTTGGCGGCGTAGTAGGCTCTTTCAGCCCCGTCGTCATCGTCGTCTTGTGACGCGACGAAATGAATGAGAAATCCGGGATGATGCGGGATTTGGGGGGATATTGAGGGATGGCGCGGGGTTGGGGGTGGATTTGGGGGTGACGGGCTTTGTCGCGGGAGTAGGGCTTGGCGGCTGATGGCGACAAGCAAAATGAGAATTTTATCCGGGGGCTTTGGCCCCTTTTTTGTTGCGTGGGATTGGCCTCAAGGGCGCATGAATGCTTGGTTTTTTGGGGGTGGGAGGAGCGGGCTGGGAAGATTTCTTTGGATGGCTGACGAGGCCGCAACTTGGAAGAAAATACACTTATTAATTGTTATTATTTCCATGTTGCATAACTATATGTTAAATATAAATTTAATGGTGCATTTTTGGTATCGATTACCGTACAAAACATGGAAAAGATTTATGTAATTGATCGTCTCAAACGTGCCTGGAATGAGTCTTCAAATGCTGTTGAAAATAAGGCCCGCCCGGACGGTGCCGGGCGGGTACGGGGGTCACTGCTTGCTGGCTTCGGTCAGGTATTCCAAGGCATCATCAAAATCACCACGCCTGAGTTGGCTGGCGCGGCGAATTTCAAACCTCTTGTGCATGTTGCTCCAGATCTTTTGCCGTGACGAACCAGATTTCTCCGCAGCTTTGGCCACAAGGCTGGACAGAGTGGTAAGTTGCTGGTCGTTGATTGGTTGGGACTGGTGGTAATGCCATGCCGCAGCGGTTGCGGCCAGAAAAATGACGGCGGCGGTTATGGCGGTGATGCGTGTGCTGAGACGGCTTTGTTCGTCACGTAGTTGGCTGGATGCCTGATTGGGGGCGATTCTGTTCAACATGTGCTGATTCCCTTGGCTGATGGTTGGTAATAATCCCATCATCGTCAGAACTTTCAACACATAAAATTATTTAGTTATTTCTGACTGTTGACAGATTTAATCGGTTGTAAATTTAAAGAGTCTCGCCACAGAAAGTGGAAGCATATATTGTCCATCCTCAAGTGCTTTAAGCATCATTCGCCGCTCTTCAGGCGTGCTGTCAAGAAACGCTGTGTAAACAATCTCTGCTTTTGGTTTTGGCAGGATTTCCTTTTTTTCCCGCTTTAAAACACTTTCAATCACGTACAGCACTCCCGCCATCTCTTCAGCAACCGTTTGTGGGTTGCAACTCTCAGATCGCACCCCGGTTAGTATGTAATTAACGTCAGCGCCTGCGGCAGCGATTGCTATGAGATACTGTGATGTTGGGTGCCGTTCGCCCGCTTCGTAATTGATTTGTGCGGTACGTCCTACACCTCCCAGCGCAGCAAACTCGGCTTGGTTTAGTCCAAGCCTCTTACGTTCCTCTTGAAGTCGATCAAAAAATGTTTCCATATGTGAACTTTTTCCTTGAGTGTTCTCAAAGGAGGACTTATTCTTTCCCCCCATGGACCCCATCAACCCCAAGCCCCGGTGAATTCCATGGACCGTATCGACATCAAAGCCGCCCTGGAGCGGCGCGGGTGGTCTCTGCGGCGTTTGAGCGCGCATCACGGCTTTGCACCCGACTCCCTCAAGAAGGTCAACCAGGAAAAGCGCTGGCGGCAAGGGGAATGGATCGTTGCTGAAGCCCTGGAGATGAAGCCTTGGGATATTTGGCCTGATCGTTACCCGGATGGGCCGGTTTCCCGTCCAGCAAGACGCACACCTTCGGACGTGAAGTAGGGTAGCATGAAAGCAAAACACATACCAACCAAAAAAAATGACAGAAGGAGATTGAAATCATTATGGAAACTCAAAGTGTGGGTCAGGATCAAACGGCGACTCCTTTGCCGCAGGAGATGTTGGAAAAACTTTTCTGTGCGATCGGTGAGATCGATGAACAGGAAGAGGAACGAAACAAAACTTTGATCCATATCCGCGAGGTCCGAAAATCGATCCGCACCCTGAAAAAGGAGAAAAAGGTCTCGCGCAAACTTCTCTGCCAACTGAAGGTGGATCTTGACGTTATTGATGATAATCTCCGGTCGGCCAACATGGTCATCAAACAGGCGGAACAGGCTGGTAGGCTTACAGTCGTGATCATAAACGATCGCGCAAAATTGGTGCTGGCAGTTCCGGATGAGGAATCGTCTCCTCTCATGCAGTGCGCAAACCTGACACCGACGGTGCCGGATGACTGCCCCCCCCCACAGTGACCATATCGAGCCGGCAGGGATATGACCTTGAGCAATGATGAAGCGCGAAACCACCCCACCTGGGGTGGTCGTCAGGGCGTGGTGGCCCTGGCCTGATGAGCAGCCGGGGGTGCGAATAAAATTATGACCAATCCGATCTTCCCTGTTTTTTCTGCAACACCTTGTAAATAGGGCGACGATGGAAATCCAGGAAATCCCGATTGACGCCATCCTCCTGCAAAACCGCCTGCGTGTGGTCGATGCGGCTTGGGTGGAGAATCTGGCCGCGTCGATCCGTGTGAACGGGTTGCAACAGCCGTTGCAGGTGCGTGCGGTGGGGGATGGGCAATTTGTGTTGGTGGCCGGGGCGCATCGGTTGGAGGCGTGCCGGCGGTTGGAAATGTCGGTGGTGCCATGTCAGGTGGTCGAATGCGACGAATTGCAAGCCCGCTTGATGGAGATCGATGAAAACCTTTATCGTCATGAGTTGAGCCCGTTGGATCGGGCTGCGTTTCTGGCCGAGCGGAAGAAGGTTTATGAGGCGTTGTATCCGGAGACGAAGCACGGGGTTGCAGCCACAAACGCACGGCTTGAAAGACAAAACGACAAAATGTCGTTTTGTCTTTCAACAGCAAAATCAACAGGTTTGAATCGGCGAACTGTTGAGAGGGCGGTCAGTTTGCATGACAGGCTTGACCCACGGGTGCGCGAACTGCTTGCCGGAACGTGGATATCCAAGAATCAAGCGGAACTGACGGCCTTGTCCAGACTGGACTCGAAAGACCAGATGAATATCTTGAAATACATGGAATTGGGAGACGTGAAAGGAGATTCATTATCCGTTAATCAAGCCATCAGCAGGATAAAGCACAATCAGAATCCCGAAACAACGGTCAAAAAAGTCGATGACGATTTTGAGCGGATCAAAAATATCTGGATCAAGACCAGACCGACCTCTCAACAGATGTTCATCGATTATTTGGTCGGCATTGGTGAAATTGCACGTCCTGTCAAAAAGAGGCCGTCATGATTGACGACAAAGAGTCAATTGTTTGGCATTCTGTGGTTGAAATCGCGGACTTTCTGGGAATGACACGGCGAGCGGCTGAATTCAGAATACAAGAACAAAAATGGCGCCGCCCGGAATGGGAAAACCGATACTGGCGCCGTCGGGCTGGTGCGGGTGGCGGGTATGAGTATCACCGCCTGTTATTGCCGAGGGACCGACGCATTGATGGAACGGTGGAGGTGACTGGTGCGGTGCCGGAGGTGGATCTTTCCATGGCGGTGACGCCCATGAACACAAGAGAGGCGCGGCGGCTGGACGCCAGATTGACCATTCTGGATGCCCTGGAGGCGTTCCGGGAGGCGTCCGGAATGGGTCAGGTGGAGGCGGAAGGGTTGTTTGTGCGGTTGTACAACGCCCGTGCCGGACGCCTGGAGATCCCGGATGAAATCCGCGCCACGGTGCGCGACGTCAGCCTCGCCACCCTGCGCCGCTGGCGCAAGGAAAAGCGCGAGGCGGGCATTGTGGCTTTGGCGGGTCATTATGGCCCGCGACGCGGGGCGGATGTCTGGAGCGGGTGCGAGCCGTTGCGCACGTTGGTGATCGGGTTGATCACCACGGTGCCGCATGTCGGGGGCAAAATGGCGTGGGAGTTGGCGCGGGCGCGGTTGGGGGAGCAGGTGGAGATGATGAACCCGCGCACCGGCAAGAAAGAGTCGCGGTCTTTGCCTTCGCAACGGGAGTTTCAACGATTCATTCAAAGATTCAAATCCGAAAACAAGACGTTGTTTGCCTTTGCGACCAACCCGGACCGGTTCCGGGGGGCGTTTCGGGTGACGGCGGGGCGGATGTATGACGGGATCGTGCGGCGCAACCAGTTGTGGGAGTTTGATGCCTCCCCTGCGGATTGTTTGTGTCTGGACGGACGTTATTCCCTGTATGTGATGGTGGATGTCCACTCCCGCTGGAGCAAGGTACGCATCACCAAGACCCCGAGAACCGAAGCGGCCCTGTTGTTGTTGCGGGATTGCATTCTGGATTGGGGGGTGCCTGTCGAGCTGAAGACGGATAACGGATCGGATTTCACTTCCCGTCAGTTCATGGATGTGGTGCGGCGGATCGGGATTCAGCACAGCCTGTGCGACGCCGGACAGCCGCAACAAAAAGCCGCCGTGGAACGGATGATCGGGACCATTCAGCATGGTTTCATGGAGATGCAACCCGGATACATCGGGCATAGCGTCACCGATCGCAAGCAAATCGAGGCGCGCAAGACGTTCTTGGCCCGACTGGGGCAACCGGACGAGAAGATTTTTTGCGTCGAGTTGACCCGCGAGGCCTTGCAAGCCAGGGTCACAGAGTGGATCGAGAAGAAATGGGTTTTCGAGCCGCATGAGGGGTTGGGCAACAAGACCCCGTTCGAGGTGCGCAACAGCTACCGTGGCCCGATTGCCCGCATCGAGGGCGAAGGGGTGCTGGAACATCTGCTGGCCCCGCCTCCGGATGGCGATGGCGTGCGGACGGTCACGGGCAAGGGGATCCGGGTCAACAACATCCACTATACCCATGGATCGTTGGGGTTGCTGGTGGGACAGGAGGTCCAGGTGCGGCTGGATCCGGATGATTTGGGGCGGATCTATGTGTACCAGGGGGAGCCCTGGGAGTTCGTTTGCGTGGCCATCAATCCGGAGCGGGTCGGGGTGTCGCGGGCCGAGGTGGCGGCCAAGGTCAAGTCGCAGCAGAAGAAATTGCTGGACGATGCCATGGTCGAGGTGAAAGAGGCGAAAAAACAGATCAACCTCCGGACCATGAGCGATGAAATCGTGGCGGACGCCGCCCGCCGCAACGGGAGTCTGGTCTCTTTCCCAACCCCGGTGCAGACCCACACCACAGAAAACATTTCAGCGGCCATCGAGGCGATGAACGCCAAGAACGGCCAACCAACCGCAGACAAGCCTTTGACCGAACGGCAACTGGGGAAACTGGTGCAGATCGGTGAACGGTTGAAACAGGCCGCCACTCCGGAGCGGGACGAGGCCGGGATTCGTTACGCCAATGCCCTGGTTCTGGAAGCGCGGCTGGCGAGCGGTGAGACGTTGACCGAGGCGGAGGCGCAGCAATTGAGGCGGTATCAGGGGAGCAACGAATACAAATCCCGGCAACGCCTGGAGGCTTTTTACCGCACGGCGAACAGGTCATGAAAGAGGTCTGTTCACGGCAGGACCGGAAGACAACAAAACAACAGGAGTCACTGATGGCACACACTCATGGCAGTGTCAAACGCACCACGGCACCGTTGCGTAATACGGGCCTGATGATGGATCTGGTGGAACGGTTGGTCAACCGTCCGCCCAACGTGCCGGGGATCGGGATTTTTCACGGATTTTCCGGCATGGGCAAGACGGTGTCGGCGACGTTGGCGGCCAATGTCCACCGGGCGTTTTTTCTCCAGATCACCCCGGATTTCACCCGCAAGTATTTTTACCAGAAAATGCTGCACGCGGTGGGAAAACCGAACGCCAAGGGGAGCATTCCGGAGTTGGCGGACCAGTTGACCGCGACCCTGGGAGACCTGGACGACCCGGTGCTGTTTTTGGACGACGCCCATTACATCTTCGTGCGTCATTATCGGGCCAAGGAACAGACTTTCAGCCATTTTCAGGATGTCATCCGCACGTTGCACGACGTGGGTGGGGCTTCCATCGTGTTGATCGGCGAGGAGGATTTGCCACAGATCGTGGAACGACACGAGTCGATCCACAACCGGGTGGCGGTCTGGCAGGAGGCGATGTTCGCCGACATGAGCGACGCCCGGCACATGGCGGACATGTTGTGTCCGGATACCATGATCGGTGATGACCTGTTGCAAGAGATCCTGACCCGATCCGGACGGTTGTTGCCCCGGATCATCAGCAATCTGTATCTGGCGGCGGACGCAGCCAGCGAAGTCGGCGCCATGGTGATGGATCTGGAGGCGTGGGGCGAGCGGTCCTATTTCACCGGCAAG from Magnetococcales bacterium harbors:
- a CDS encoding transposase; the protein is MTGAVPEVDLSMAVTPMNTREARRLDARLTILDALEAFREASGMGQVEAEGLFVRLYNARAGRLEIPDEIRATVRDVSLATLRRWRKEKREAGIVALAGHYGPRRGADVWSGCEPLRTLVIGLITTVPHVGGKMAWELARARLGEQVEMMNPRTGKKESRSLPSQREFQRFIQRFKSENKTLFAFATNPDRFRGAFRVTAGRMYDGIVRRNQLWEFDASPADCLCLDGRYSLYVMVDVHSRWSKVRITKTPRTEAALLLLRDCILDWGVPVELKTDNGSDFTSRQFMDVVRRIGIQHSLCDAGQPQQKAAVERMIGTIQHGFMEMQPGYIGHSVTDRKQIEARKTFLARLGQPDEKIFCVELTREALQARVTEWIEKKWVFEPHEGLGNKTPFEVRNSYRGPIARIEGEGVLEHLLAPPPDGDGVRTVTGKGIRVNNIHYTHGSLGLLVGQEVQVRLDPDDLGRIYVYQGEPWEFVCVAINPERVGVSRAEVAAKVKSQQKKLLDDAMVEVKEAKKQINLRTMSDEIVADAARRNGSLVSFPTPVQTHTTENISAAIEAMNAKNGQPTADKPLTERQLGKLVQIGERLKQAATPERDEAGIRYANALVLEARLASGETLTEAEAQQLRRYQGSNEYKSRQRLEAFYRTANRS
- a CDS encoding helix-turn-helix domain-containing protein; protein product: MDRIDIKAALERRGWSLRRLSAHHGFAPDSLKKVNQEKRWRQGEWIVAEALEMKPWDIWPDRYPDGPVSRPARRTPSDVK
- a CDS encoding helix-turn-helix transcriptional regulator gives rise to the protein METFFDRLQEERKRLGLNQAEFAALGGVGRTAQINYEAGERHPTSQYLIAIAAAGADVNYILTGVRSESCNPQTVAEEMAGVLYVIESVLKREKKEILPKPKAEIVYTAFLDSTPEERRMMLKALEDGQYMLPLSVARLFKFTTD
- a CDS encoding ATP-binding protein, which translates into the protein MAHTHGSVKRTTAPLRNTGLMMDLVERLVNRPPNVPGIGIFHGFSGMGKTVSATLAANVHRAFFLQITPDFTRKYFYQKMLHAVGKPNAKGSIPELADQLTATLGDLDDPVLFLDDAHYIFVRHYRAKEQTFSHFQDVIRTLHDVGGASIVLIGEEDLPQIVERHESIHNRVAVWQEAMFADMSDARHMADMLCPDTMIGDDLLQEILTRSGRLLPRIISNLYLAADAASEVGAMVMDLEAWGERSYFTGKTRRRTAA
- a CDS encoding ParB N-terminal domain-containing protein, with product MEIQEIPIDAILLQNRLRVVDAAWVENLAASIRVNGLQQPLQVRAVGDGQFVLVAGAHRLEACRRLEMSVVPCQVVECDELQARLMEIDENLYRHELSPLDRAAFLAERKKVYEALYPETKHGVAATNARLERQNDKMSFCLSTAKSTGLNRRTVERAVSLHDRLDPRVRELLAGTWISKNQAELTALSRLDSKDQMNILKYMELGDVKGDSLSVNQAISRIKHNQNPETTVKKVDDDFERIKNIWIKTRPTSQQMFIDYLVGIGEIARPVKKRPS